AAATCATTGTCTTCAGATGTTAAATAAAAACAAGCCTTTGCTATATCAGATGGTTTTCCGACTCTATTTGATAAATGTTGAGCATGATCTTTTTCTCGAAGTGCTTCATACTCTCCAGTTTCAATCCACCCTGGCGAAATAGCATTCACTTGAATATTATCTGAACTAAAAGAAGTGGCCAATGCATGTGTAAGGGCAACAATCCCGCCTTTTGTTGCAGCATATGCCTCAGAATTTTCTTCAGACATAAGTGCTCTTGTTGAAGCTATATTAACAATTTTCCCACCTTTGTTCATTTTCATCACTTTTGCAGCTTCTCTTGAAGCAAACATAACACTCCGTAAATTAGTATGAATTATCTTCTCCCATTCTTCTACAGAAATGTCATACGGTGAAAACCATTTAGAAAGTCCAGCATTGTTAATTAAGATATCTACTGTATTATATTTTACTACTGCTTGCTCTATTAAGTTCTCAATATCGGCCACATTTGATACATCTGTTCTTGTAAATGTGGCCTCCAGTCCTTGATTTTTACAAGTTTGTTCTAAATCCAAACCAGCTTGCTCTTCTATGTCTGCAATCACAACATTATACCCTTTTGCTGAATATTGAAGGACAAGTTCCTTGCCGATCCCGTTTGCACCACCAGTGACAATCACAGTTCTTTTCATTCCTAATTGTCCTCCTTTTGTTCAATACAATGTTTATTGGCCCAGATTCCTATTTCATTAATTACTCCCGTTAAGTCTTTCCCTTTTTCCGTTAACTCGTATATCACTTTTACTGGAGTATCGTCGATAACAATTCTCTTTAAAAGACCTTCATTTTCCAGTTCCTTAAGGCGTTCAGATAACATCTTTTGACTAATACTAGGGATAATATCAGTTAAGTCTTTAAACCGTTTTGGTCCATCCAATAAAACATGAATGATAATACCAATCCAACGTTTTCCCAAAAGCCTAAATGCAGATTCCATTTTTGGACAAAGATTGATTTTCAAGTGATCACTCCTTGCTTCGTATCTCTTGACTCATTTTAACACTTCAATTAAGATATGTTTTATGAGTAAACACTTACTAAAAGTTAGTTTATTACTTTTAGTATAAAACATGCGATACATGAAATCAACTTAGGAGGGTTTCTCATGAATACAGATTACCTAGACGATGTAAAAACAGTTATTAATAATCGCGCATCTGTTCGTCACTATAATCCAAACAAGAAAATAACAAAAGAAGAACTAACAGAAATTTTAACATTAGCAACTAAAGCTCCATCAGCATGGAACTTACAACATTGGCATTTCTCTGTTTTTCATTCAGATGAATCTAAACAAAAGCTGTTGCCAATTGCCTATAATCAAAACCAAATAGTAGAATCATCTGCTGTTGTTGCATTATTAGGTGATCTAGAAGCAAATCTTAATACAGATACAGTATATGCTCCGCTTGTTGATGCCGGCTATATGACATCCGAGATTAAAGAAACACTTGCAGGCCAAATTAACCGAGCTTACGAAAATAAAGGATTTGCAAGAGATGCTGCATTTTCAAACGCATCATTAGCAGCAATGCAACTTATACTTGCCGCTAAAGCCAATGGCTATGACTCCTGTGCAATTGGTGGGTTTAATAAGGATCAATTCATTGAGGAGTTTTCCGTATCAGAAAGATATGTTCCAATTATGCTAATCACACTTGGACAAGCAGCTAAACCAGCTCATAAAAGCAATCGTTTAGATATTGACACTGTAACAACTTGGTTGTAGCAAAAGAAATGTAGGGTGTCTCGTAAAAACTGAGACACCCTACATTTTTTCATTTTAATTTTTCAGCAATTGAAATTGTTCGTTTTGCCTGAAATTTAACCGCTTCTTCCACATCTTCTTTCATATTCCCATCTGAATCAACTGTTACACTCGTGCCATATGGATTCCCTCCAGCAGCAAATGTCACAGGATCAGCATATCCCGGAGCTGCTACAATTGCTCCCCAATGATACATTGTGGTATATAAGCTTAAAATTGTTTGTTCCTGGCCGCCATGTAGGTTGTTTGCCGAACTCATCGCA
This genomic stretch from Metabacillus sp. B2-18 harbors:
- a CDS encoding SDR family oxidoreductase, which produces MKRTVIVTGGANGIGKELVLQYSAKGYNVVIADIEEQAGLDLEQTCKNQGLEATFTRTDVSNVADIENLIEQAVVKYNTVDILINNAGLSKWFSPYDISVEEWEKIIHTNLRSVMFASREAAKVMKMNKGGKIVNIASTRALMSEENSEAYAATKGGIVALTHALATSFSSDNIQVNAISPGWIETGEYEALREKDHAQHLSNRVGKPSDIAKACFYLTSEDNDFVTGTNIVVDGGMTKKMIYEE
- a CDS encoding winged helix-turn-helix transcriptional regulator → MKINLCPKMESAFRLLGKRWIGIIIHVLLDGPKRFKDLTDIIPSISQKMLSERLKELENEGLLKRIVIDDTPVKVIYELTEKGKDLTGVINEIGIWANKHCIEQKEDN
- a CDS encoding nitroreductase family protein — encoded protein: MNTDYLDDVKTVINNRASVRHYNPNKKITKEELTEILTLATKAPSAWNLQHWHFSVFHSDESKQKLLPIAYNQNQIVESSAVVALLGDLEANLNTDTVYAPLVDAGYMTSEIKETLAGQINRAYENKGFARDAAFSNASLAAMQLILAAKANGYDSCAIGGFNKDQFIEEFSVSERYVPIMLITLGQAAKPAHKSNRLDIDTVTTWL